Proteins encoded within one genomic window of Hermetia illucens chromosome 2, iHerIll2.2.curated.20191125, whole genome shotgun sequence:
- the LOC119648098 gene encoding kelch domain-containing protein 4 produces the protein MGKKDKNKKKGKGAEKTQMKTDKKLAAKQKKLLAKLGEADIQEVVAKLEAEEQRLKEVTETVCPPPSARSSFSFCAHPEKEELILFGGEFFNGQKVCVYNDLYFYNIPKNEWKLVKSPSGPAPRSGHQMVTVAADGGQLWLFGGEYASPSQAQFYHFKDLWVFRLNTKKWEKVNAPNGPSARSGHRMVAAKKKLFIFGGFHDNNTSYQYFNDVHVFSLESYEWLKIEIAGAIPPAPRSGSCIAAAPDGRILIWSGYTKSKVNKEVDRGITHADMFALTPDKSNPATKFKWVSVKPGGYRPHPRSGIAFTTAPNGKTYCFGGVMDIDEDEENISGQFGNDLYYLDLSSTTFRLVEVVKKAGKSSKAGDGSQEVEMAEDAPVAASTTVTTDGIFTVTVGGSSSNASNKGKIASLFDKLKPKPGPHPRMNAGMTICKGTLYLYGGIYEEDKKQSTLGDFYALDLHKLDEWKALISDTSRSHEWIDSGSEGSDSSGSENSDSSDDSSDSEMDTD, from the exons atgggCAAGAAAgacaaaaataagaagaaaggCAAAGGCGCAGAGAAGACTCAAATGAAAACCGACAAAAAGCTAGCAGCAAAGCAGAAAAAATTACTGGCAAAACTTGGAGAA GCAGATATCCAAGAAGTTGTAGCGAAATTAGAAGCTGAGGAGCAAAGGCTAAAAGAAGTGACCGAAACAGTATGTCCTCCCCCGTCGGCGCGGTCGAGCTTTTCCTTTTGCGCTCATCCCGAAAAGGAAGAACTGATCCTGTTTGGAGGAGAATTCTTCAATGGACAGAAAGTTTGTGTTTACAACGATCTTTACTTTTATAACATCCCGAAAAATGAATGGAAGCTAGTCAAGTCGCCTAGCGGTCCGGCTCCGCGAAGTGGCCATCAAATGGTTACGGTTGCTGCTGATGGTGGACAGCTTTGG CTTTTCGGCGGCGAATACGCAAGCCCCTCACAAGCACAATTCTACCATTTCAAAGATCTGTGGGTCTTCCGGTTGAACACGAAGAAATGGGAGAAGGTAAATGCTCCCAACGGGCCTTCAGCGAGGAGTGGCCATCGTATGGTGGCTGCCAAAAAGAAGCTTTTCATCTTTGGAGGATTCCACGACAACAACACTTCGTATCAGTACTTCAACGACGTCCACGTCTTCTCCCTGGAGAGCTACGAATGGCTAAAAATCGAAATTGCGGGAGCAATCCCACCCGCACCTCGTTCCGGTTCGTGCATAGCGGCGGCTCCCGATGGTCGGATTTTGATCTGGAGCGGGTACACAAAGTCCAAAGTGAACAAGGAAGTCGATCGGGGGATAACACACGCTGATATGTTCGCACTTACACCGGACA AATCAAATCCCGCCACAAAATTCAAATGGGTAAGCGTTAAACCAGGCGGCTACCGACCCCATCCGCGAAGTGGTATTGCCTTCACAACAgcaccaaatggcaaaacctatTGCTTCGGTGGCGTCATGGACATCGACGAAGACGAGGAGAACATTTCTGGGCAATTTGGCAACGATTTGTACTACTTAGATTTGAGTTCGACCACTTTCCGCCTCGTCGAGGTTGTGAAGAAAGCTGGGAAGTCATCTAAGGCTGGCGACGGATCCCAGGAAGTTGAAATGGCAGAAGACGCGCCAGTAGCTGCTTCTACGACTGTAACTACTGACGGAATTTTCACCGTCACAGTCGGCGGAAGTTCGAGTAACGCCAGCAACAAAGGTAAAATCGCGTCCTTGTTTGATAAACTGAAACCGAAACCAGGTCCTCATCCACGAATGAACGCTGGAATGACCATTTGCAAGGGAACCTTATACCTGTACGGTGGCATTTACGAGGAGGACAAGAAACAGAGCACGCTTGGCGATTTCTATGCATTGGATCTACACAAGCTGGACGAATGGAAAGCTCTGATTTCCGACACTTCACGCTCCCATGAATGGATTGATTCCGGCAGTGAGGGAAGCGACAGTTCTGGAAGTGAAAATAGTGATAGTAGCGATGATagctcggattccgaaatggataCTGATTAG